In the genome of Cupriavidus malaysiensis, one region contains:
- a CDS encoding DUF4123 domain-containing protein: MKEDEQPVSIYVLADGAAHPGRIGSLLREAHVEFRNVFAGLPEADAGDASLLLARVDDTKAPWLAQVDAMDMQAPCLTLIWSRVEIDALARHLHQFLIADIGEGMTALIRYYDPRNLVVAMEVWGDDIAERLMQPIEQWKYRGYHEAWQRLEGPMGGTRTQDTALAISLSQQQLDRLTEHCEPDQLLATLVENGTVAPSEPYLERFMAFLPRYQRAAAWGLTEPADRLRFCELSYQFGEAFDQHEHVTAALRQRQETGTSMAACEQAIHPSVWEQLQARQKAAEGKA, translated from the coding sequence ATGAAGGAAGACGAACAACCCGTTTCCATCTATGTGCTGGCGGACGGCGCGGCACACCCGGGCCGCATCGGCTCGCTGCTGCGCGAAGCCCACGTGGAATTCCGCAACGTATTCGCCGGCCTGCCCGAAGCCGACGCAGGCGATGCCAGCCTGCTCCTGGCCCGGGTGGACGACACTAAGGCGCCATGGCTGGCGCAGGTGGACGCGATGGATATGCAGGCGCCCTGCCTCACACTCATCTGGAGCCGTGTGGAGATCGACGCGCTCGCGCGGCACCTGCATCAGTTCCTTATCGCCGACATCGGCGAGGGCATGACGGCGCTGATCCGCTATTACGATCCGCGCAACCTGGTGGTGGCGATGGAAGTATGGGGCGACGACATAGCCGAGCGCCTCATGCAACCGATCGAACAATGGAAATACCGCGGCTACCACGAGGCGTGGCAGCGTCTCGAAGGGCCGATGGGAGGCACGCGCACCCAGGACACCGCGCTTGCCATCTCGCTCAGCCAGCAACAACTGGACCGCCTGACCGAACATTGCGAGCCGGACCAATTGCTGGCCACGCTTGTCGAGAACGGCACGGTCGCGCCGAGCGAGCCCTACCTGGAACGCTTCATGGCCTTCCTGCCGCGCTACCAGCGCGCCGCCGCCTGGGGGCTGACCGAACCCGCCGACCGGCTGAGATTCTGCGAGCTCAGCTACCAGTTTGGCGAAGCCTTCGACCAACACGAGCACGTCACAGCCGCACTGCGCCAACGTCAAGAGACCGGGACATCGATGGCTGCCTGCGAGCAGGCGATTCACCCCTCGGTATGGGAACAGCTTCAGGCTCGCCAGAAAGCGGCAGAGGGCAAGGCATGA
- a CDS encoding DUF3304 domain-containing protein, protein MTSRLLAAVLLAGLGLLAGCDDRTGTESRDSVESIDPDAMRGGGVSGLNYTPYYIDSFGITGDNGITGGGPNIFPATPERTPSGGGKESCCASFPAKWRPGLKVKIRWLVDKKQDGVTYGSWYQAEAELPPYGRATYGLWAIFLPGDRVKVMVWGSPEAGYTNVWTRPSDDDPYVVVGTLDEAANREAEARREVQRQRKEAYAVEVANREKTLLRQQENER, encoded by the coding sequence ATGACCTCCCGACTTTTGGCAGCCGTCCTGCTGGCGGGCCTTGGCCTGCTGGCCGGCTGCGACGACCGGACCGGAACGGAGTCGAGAGACTCGGTGGAGAGCATCGATCCCGATGCCATGCGCGGGGGGGGCGTCAGCGGTCTGAACTACACCCCCTACTACATCGACTCGTTCGGCATCACGGGCGATAACGGCATCACCGGCGGCGGTCCCAATATCTTTCCCGCCACCCCGGAGCGCACGCCTTCCGGGGGGGGAAAGGAGTCCTGTTGCGCCTCCTTTCCAGCGAAATGGCGCCCGGGGTTGAAGGTGAAAATCCGTTGGCTGGTAGACAAGAAGCAGGATGGCGTGACCTATGGCTCCTGGTACCAGGCCGAAGCCGAACTTCCCCCCTACGGAAGAGCCACCTACGGCTTGTGGGCGATCTTCCTGCCGGGGGATCGCGTCAAGGTCATGGTCTGGGGTTCGCCAGAGGCGGGCTATACCAATGTCTGGACCAGACCGAGCGATGACGATCCTTACGTGGTGGTCGGCACCTTGGATGAGGCCGCCAACCGCGAAGCGGAGGCCAGGCGTGAAGTGCAACGGCAAAGGAAGGAGGCCTACGCCGTCGAAGTCGCCAACCGGGAGAAGACGCTACTGAGGCAACAGGAGAACGAACGATGA